From Ammospiza caudacuta isolate bAmmCau1 chromosome 15, bAmmCau1.pri, whole genome shotgun sequence, a single genomic window includes:
- the HRH3 gene encoding histamine H3 receptor, with product MESAGALNGSAAAAGRFAAAGTAALGALMALLIAVTVAGNALVMLAFVADSSLRTQNNFFLLNLAISDFLVGAFCIPLYVPYVLTGRWIFGRSLCKLWLVVDYLLCTSSVFNIVLISYDRFLSVTRAVAYRAQQGNTRQAVLKMVMVWVLAFLLYGPAIISWEYISGQSIIPSGECYAEFFYNWYFLMTASTLEFFTPFISVMFFNLSIYLNIQKRTKMRLDVLHEVHNQSFTEEMERSPEAKLSLKCCKWEQKESAETLDLSKSKAQAAASTSSLDAKDLLEMSSESSRKPKCCDKKSCKTSASTLSSEKRVKIVSQSTTQHFRLSRDKKVAKSLAIIVGIFGVCWAPYTLLMIIRAGCHGQCISEFWYETSFWLLWINSAVNPVLYPLCHSSFRRAFVKLLCPKKLKVQPHYALQNY from the exons ATGGAGAGCGCCGGGGCGCTGAAcggctccgccgccgccgccgggcgcTTCGCGGCCGCGGGCACGGCAGCGCTGGGCGCGCTCATGGCCCTGCTCATCGCCGTCACCGTGGCGGGCAACGCGCTCGTCATGCTGGCCTTCGTGGCGGACTCCAGCCTGCGCACCCAGAACAACTTCTTCCTCCTCAACCTGGCCATCTCGGATTTCCTCGTAG GCGCTTTCTGCATCCCCCTGTACGTGCCCTATGTGCTGACGGGGAGATGGATCTTCGGGAGAAGCCTCTGCAAACTCTGGCTGGTGGTTGATTACTTGCTGTGCACCTCTTCGGTCTTCAACATCGTCCTAATTAGCTACGACAGGTTCCTCTCGGTGACAAGAGCG GTCGCCTACAGAGCCCAGCAAGGCAACACCAGGCAAGCAGTGCTGAAGATGGTGATGGTGTGGGTGTTGGCATTCCTGCTGTACGGACCTGCCATTATCAGCTGGGAGTACATATCAGGCCAGAGCATCATCCCCAGTGGGGAATGCTATGCCGAGTTCTTCTACAACTGGTATTTCCTCATGACAGCCTCCACGCTGGAGTTTTTCACCCCTTTCATCAGCGTGATGTTTTTCAACCTGAGCATTTACCTGAACATCCAGAAACGCACCAAAATGCGCCTGGACGTTCTCCACGAAGTGCACAACCAGTCCTTCACTGAGGAGATGGAAAGGAGCCCAGAGGCAAAGCTTTCTCTGAAATGCTGTAAGTGGGAGCAGAAGGAGTCAGCTGAAACCCTCGACCTCTCTAAGAGCAAAGCTCAAGCAGCAGCCTCCACTTCCAGCCTGGATGCCAAAGACCTGCTGGAAATGAGCTCGGAGAGCTCCAGGAAACCCAAGTGTTGCGACAAAAAGAGCTGCAAAACTTCAGCCTCCACTCTGTCCTCAGAGAAACGGGTGAAGATCGTGTCCCAGAGCACAACCCAACACTTCAGGCTCTCCAGAGACAAGAAAGTGGCCAAATCACTGGCCATCATTGTGGGCATCTTTGGGGTTTGCTGGGCACCGTACACCCTCCTGATGATCATCCGCGCTGGCTGCCACGGCCAGTGCATCTCCGAGTTCTGGTATGAGACTTCTTTCTGGCTGCTGTGGATCAACTCAGCTGTCAACCCCGTCCTGTACCCTCTCTGCCACTCCAGCTTCAGGAGGGCTTTTGTTAAACTCCTTTGCCCCAAGAAGCTGAAGGTTCAGCCTCACTATGCCCTTCAGAACTACTGA